The genomic window TAGCTGTTGTTATACCTTTCAAGCTCTTCAATAGTTTGATCGATATTATAGCCCTTGGATAAACTCATAGGAAGTCGTAAAGTATTTTGTGCTACTTTTTTAGCGACCAAAGGATTATCAATATTCTGAGATATATCTTGATTTTCAATAAATAAGCTATAGCCATCAGACATTTTTTTTAAAGCAATCACTTCAATTGTATCTTCAACATCACGAACCTGAGCATTAGATTTTTCTTCACTATCGTTTGGATGCAGGTTCTTCAACCAACCAATCAGACTATTGTTTCTATGTCTCGATATTTTTAAGACAGGATCATTGATACGGTATGTTCTTGCCTTTGTTTCCTTATTCTTAATCGTGACATCATGCTCCGTCTTAGCATCTAAATATTTTTGCTGAAATTCCTGACTTGAAAACTCAATTGTAAAATCTGGACTATAAACTTTCTGGACTAATGGTGAAATATCATCTGGTAATCTCATGATATCTGGTAAAAAGTGCTGAGTTCTGGCTAACAGATAATCACCATAAACAAAACTACTTCCTTCTTCAAAATCCAACTCTTGGGAAGTTCCTAAAACGTAAAACCTAGCTATTTTATGCTTTTGAGGTCGGTCTATTTGGTGTCGATGAAGTCGTCCAATACGTTGTATTAGCAAGTCCATAGGTGCCAGATCACTTATCATCACATCGAAATCAATATCCAAGGATTGCTCAATCACCTGAGTTCCAATGATAACTTTCTTATGTGGACGGTCTACATTTTTTCCGATTTGTTGTAATAATTCTTTCTCTTTTTGGATTCTTTCGGTCGCAATAAAACTGGAATGAAGTAATTCCACCATATCATCTCCAAAAATTTCCGAAAAGTTTCTTGCCAACTCTTGGGATCTTCTCACTGTATTGACAATGATTCCAACTACTCCACCGCCCTCAAGGGCATCTTTAACAGTTCCCAATAACTGCTCTTCTTGTAAACGAATGATGTGAATGTCTTTTATGTTTTGCTTATTGAATGTTGTAACTTGATAAATCTCTGAGCCATCATTATAAGTGATTAAAGGATAAACGTCTGTCTTTAATTGGTCCGTATTTTCAATATCTCGCCATTTGATCCCCATCCCAGACATATAGCTTTTAAGGATATTTTCTCTTTGTTGAGAAGGTAATGTCGCTGACAAAATGACTACTGGAACACCATAGGCTCCCATCCATTTTATCGCCTCCATCAAATATTGACTCATATAAGCATCATAGGCGTGAACTTCATCAATAATAACAACCTTTTTACTAAAACCTAGATGACGCAAAGCTAAATGTTTTTGTTTCAATGCTAACATTAAGAACTGATCAACAGTCCCCACTACAAAATCATCTAAAGCCGAA from Streptococcus oralis includes these protein-coding regions:
- a CDS encoding CRISPR-associated helicase/endonuclease Cas3, producing the protein MSKKKSDTLWAKKKEENGRFFWLPLSQHLEDTKNIIGLLWEHWLSEGQKKLIEDSLDSVTHDGGLGKRLAQFLAAVHDIGKATPAFQTQRGFANSDDLDIQLLEKLEQSGFTKISSLQLSSPKKSHHSLAGQYLLSSYGVQEDISTIIGGHHGRPIDTIEDVKNQGSYLSNYFQNESKESAIHKNWDLVQKEIFNCALDELGFDSVRELPKIKQPAQVILSGLLIMADWIASNEHYFPLLSVNEKEEVDKLRRLQDGFERWKKTSLWQPKYISKPDSLYKERFGFEPNNVQSTLSHVITQISKPGIVVLEAPMGLGKTEASLITAEQLATKTGRSGLFFGLPTQATSNGIFNRIEKWVESLKDDSEDILSIQLVHGKAALNEDFLKLKANTFNFDDVENGSVIINGWFSGRKTSALDDFVVGTVDQFLMLALKQKHLALRHLGFSKKVVIIDEVHAYDAYMSQYLMEAIKWMGAYGVPVVILSATLPSQQRENILKSYMSGMGIKWRDIENTDQLKTDVYPLITYNDGSEIYQVTTFNKQNIKDIHIIRLQEEQLLGTVKDALEGGGVVGIIVNTVRRSQELARNFSEIFGDDMVELLHSSFIATERIQKEKELLQQIGKNVDRPHKKVIIGTQVIEQSLDIDFDVMISDLAPMDLLIQRIGRLHRHQIDRPQKHKIARFYVLGTSQELDFEEGSSFVYGDYLLARTQHFLPDIMRLPDDISPLVQKVYSPDFTIEFSSQEFQQKYLDAKTEHDVTIKNKETKARTYRINDPVLKISRHRNNSLIGWLKNLHPNDSEEKSNAQVRDVEDTIEVIALKKMSDGYSLFIENQDISQNIDNPLVAKKVAQNTLRLPMSLSKGYNIDQTIEELERYNNSYLSQWRNSSWLKGALGIIFDENNEFILNGFKLLYDKKYGITTERLNKNESI